In one window of Microcoleus sp. FACHB-831 DNA:
- a CDS encoding type II secretion system protein: protein MHNLASWKIIQQLLLEKESNKRSQPGAKLVRSGSNSGFTMIELLVVIIIVGVLAAIAGPNWLAFTNRQRISTVNDAAFRTLQRAQSEAKRTKLGYTVNFRQPANALPEVAVYETGSTPEWKPLSENLELKPRQIKIIAPTTPISFDYQGNVDKRSPTTLPAKVIVSVPNSGRKQCVIVDTLLGGMRTASGSGC from the coding sequence ATGCACAACCTGGCATCGTGGAAAATTATACAGCAATTATTGTTAGAAAAAGAAAGCAATAAGCGATCGCAACCTGGAGCGAAGTTGGTGCGTAGTGGATCTAACTCTGGATTCACGATGATCGAGTTGTTAGTAGTGATTATAATCGTAGGGGTTCTAGCCGCGATCGCAGGCCCTAATTGGTTAGCCTTTACTAATCGGCAACGTATAAGTACAGTTAACGATGCCGCCTTTAGAACCTTACAGCGAGCGCAGTCAGAGGCTAAAAGAACAAAACTAGGCTACACCGTTAATTTTAGACAGCCTGCAAATGCACTTCCAGAGGTTGCTGTTTATGAAACTGGTAGTACGCCGGAATGGAAACCATTAAGCGAAAATTTAGAGTTAAAACCGAGACAAATTAAAATTATCGCACCTACAACCCCCATTTCGTTTGACTACCAGGGTAATGTAGATAAAAGATCCCCCACTACCCTTCCCGCTAAGGTTATAGTATCTGTACCCAATAGTGGCAGGAAGCAGTGTGTAATTGTGGACACTCTTCTAGGAGGAATGAGAACAGCTTCCGGGTCGGGTTGTTAA